The region caggacacgctggagagactatgtcacccagcttgcctgggaatgactcgggatcctccggggagagctggacgaagtagctagggagagggaagtctgggcttccctgctaaagctgttgcccccgcgacccggccccggataagcggtagatgatggatggatggatggatggactatatGATGCAGTGAAATTGACATGAGAGCATACACGGAAAAAGTATCTTTGTGTCTGCTTTATTTTTCAGGTAATCATTTGGCCacaaaagaaaagcaacaagacgattgattttaaaataccCAAATGAGAAATCAACCCAAAAGACATTGGCCATATTTAGGGATTCATAATAAAATCTTTTCTTACTTGGTCTTTTTCTGTTCGTGATTTTCCGTCTATCTCCCGGCGTCAAACCTGAAACTATAAGATTGCACTCCTGTTTCTAGTACAATGATGTGACATACATTTTTCATGTGATGTACATGCACAAGCCAAacagatataaaaaaaatgaaactgcaGTCATGCAACTATAGCCACTGTGAATGTAGATTTAATTACAATCAAGTTATATTAGGTGgcactttttaaaatggcattgcaattgttcatttttctgaTTAATTTGCAAAACTCACGTGGTTCTCTGACCTCATAACGGGTACATCCGGCCCACACATTTCAGTTCCTTGAATCCTAATGGATTGTTCATAGTGTTTTATCTTTCATTTCTATACACGCAAGCTCTGAAATCGTGCCAGGAAGCAACTTAATGGCATGAAGATCCTGCTGACTATGTTCTCAAATGATCCATCCAGATCTGTCTTTGTCATGCTCAATATACTACTTTATTATCCACTcaatatattattaattatccactcaaaaattaatttgattaaatgCTGCACGACACATTATATCAGACACTATATCACTTAACAATTGCTCGTAGTGGCTTTCGGGATGTTAGTGCCAAGAAGCCTACTGACCCCCGGTGGAGTGGAGTTTATGGGGCTCAGTGCCATGGACGAGGGCATCAGTGCACACAAGACTTGAAAGCGAACAATTCGAGCGTTGGGGGCCCTCAATGAAAAACACTTGACTGTTTAAAATTTCATCAGGCGTACACATCAGTTGTTAGGACATCGCATGTAGTCGCGAAGCTCAGAGTGGATCGTATCAGAGTTTCTGTATCCACCTTTAAGTTGAGACAAGAAGCCTTTAATGTTTCACCTCTGATTTGGGATCGTTTTCAGAGTGGTTCATGAAAGTTTTATGAGTAAAAGTGCTTCTTCTTGTGAGCACTTGTCCTTCGATGGGTGCCCGTGCGGGTAAGAGATGGCTGGAGTGGTAACAGCAGCCTTTTGCTGCCTACGCAGTCCGCTTGGAGATGTTGTGCACTTCTCAAGTGTAGCACAGAATCCATTGGCAAGCCTACAATCAATGTGCGCGCTGCAAAGCATGTCAATCACTTCCCGCCGGCTCGTACTACGATGTCACGTTTGGTGTATCTGTCGATAGTTGCAGAACGACCGATCGAGACCGATTCAAAACCCACAGCGTAGAAGTGAAAGCAAATGTGCTCACCACTGCTCAACTATTTCCTACTGTACCGGCCACAAATGTGCTTCGTTACAAAGGATTTAAAACACACTTCATTCATGATCCAAGTACCCCTTTAGTCGCACTAATCATGCATGGGAAGATAAATCACTAATGAACCGTTAAGTACGGTAATGACTTCATCACCATCTGTTCAAATATCACTCggacctttttcttctttagtGATTCCTCATTCGAATTATCCAGCTGCTGAAAAACACCAAAGAGAATAAACGTTCTCGTTCATATTTGTTTAAATACAATAACGCCTtcccagtggcgggccgtgcatttcaaccttaggccttcagtgacgtcacatacattaacacaatacagtataggctcgtcaagcagcacttaatttcaggagcatttaaaaccatcaagtatgcatttacAATTAAGAGCGggaaactaaatttatagatattgtcaaaaataaaaagatgatttaaaaatactaaataaaatgccacccaaattacgctgcgTGATCTTCAACAAGTCtatccaataaattgcgcaatgtcgcagtttcatataagacaccaaccaaacaataacaaaacaaactattctttgaaaataaagtcaacagatcatttgcattttgaaaatcgtcgatacaacagcaaataactgaaaatgttgagcagctgagattgaacgaactttcgtGCACGAAGATGACTTCAATGCGCCATTATatattgcaggtgagcagatttatttgatacatttttgtatctttgtcattttatttcgttaccattgaTTTAacactaacgaaataaaactaCAAcaggaaatgtaaaataaaattcatttactcaccaatgcagtgcctgttcactgagctgcacatctacgcgaatgtccccaaacgtttttaaacgcaccgtagttcgtaagtgcccagccgtgctctgatgtttccttgctgccttggtaaaacaacttaaatgggtaaatccagtgtggctccaaacaccaaatcggtccgttgcaagcaatCGGTATTTCCaacagcagtacaatttgcagcgtttctcagaggctgtgagccacgggtaccgttcataattgctcgtctgaaaatgacagaacaacccttttccttgctgggacaggctagctagcgcatgAGTGAGGTGACCTCTTCACACAAAATCCAGCTTTTCGAGGAAATTCCGTCTTGAaatttgtgtggaaagtagCTCTGCAAcaagatcaacgtcttcttcttcggccatTTGGGGTTAAAGTGCAGTGATAGCTCCCTCTCGGAGGCGCGAATCCAATCACCAAACGCGCACGcccagtctcgacgtaaggcattctcgctggccccggtgcgcagactcgtgatatgattggctattgcaacctgactgtgcccgttcatttacagcgcactgtgctctgtttaatctgaagccccgagcaaatttaatttacctggcaacacaagctagctgaaatatgattggttaaaatctctaccataattcattcattcattcatcttccgaaccgcttgatcctcactagggtcgcggggggtgctggagcctatcccagatgtctccgggcagtaggcgggggacaccctgaatcggttgccagccaatcacagggcacacagagacaaacaaccatccacgctcacactcacacctagggacaatttagagcgtccaatcagcctgccatgcatgtttttggaatgtgggaggaaaccggagcacccggagaaaacccacgcagacccggggagaacatgcaaactccacacagggaggccggagctggaatcgaacccggtacctctgcactgtgaagccaacgtgctaaccactggactaccgggccactctctaccataataaacaagttatttatcaagtggctttcaatgttatttaaaataacattgaaagcccctcaactaagtggaaataacatatttatgaaaataaaataacatgaattaaatttatgttattgtatgaatgtttaggccagcagagaaggccttgctggccctgagggtccACTGCTTCTTCAACTTTCCTCTTTCGTGCCGCAacctgcacacaggaaggccggagatgTGAACGATGAACCTCAAAATGGAAcctgcacaaaaacacaacaccacaaaagaaaaacaatctggtAATATTATAACAAAcatgccattattttttttaacaataacgGCAGGTCCACATTTACCTAAGATGACAGATTCCCTCACCCCAAGATCTCTTACGTTATGGAGGGGAACCGATACTTTTTGCTCTTGCGCTCCCCCTACAGGTATTGTGTGTCCTTTCAAGTGAATGTGTTAACCAAGCGCCAAAGAGCCAAGAAAGGTCAGAATTAATGTACTGTGGAGCACACATTAAACGACAACCTGCACCCAACACAGGCAACTTAATGTACAGTCAAAACGGTTGAGCTAAAACAAGACAAAGAAAACATCTATTCCaaagtaatatttattttgcagcAAAACCAATGGTCTTGGTGCAAATAACTCCCAGTTACATCAATGACAGTGCATCGCAATACAATAgtcaagttacaaaaaaaataaagataaaatggaaaaacaggaCATTGAAAATCATTTAGTACAAAACTATCCACACCACTCAGCACAGTTTGAGTGAAATGCTCATAAACATCCGATTTCGTttagaatgaaaacaaaaaaatgagactaaggcagcaaacaactTAAGGAACAAAATCATTCAATGCTGCTTCATTTGGTACACGGATGACACCACAAGTGATCACCCCGcaccacacacattcacacactcatTCACAGTCCGGGTCCACAAAAGCCCATTTAATATGCATCCCATTACCACAGCTTTAAAGCCAATTACACATAATAAATATCAGTGAAAGCACCTTTAAAGCTGAAATGGATTTTATTGATAAAATGACTGtgcaacatgtaaaaaaaaaaaaatagacgagGACACTAATATACCATGAAAAGTTTCAATTATGAAAACTAATTTGTCTTTGTAAATCAAAGTATATACAGCTGATCTCACAGAGTGGTTTCCAGAGATCCAAATTAAAGTCATAATTAAGTGTCTCattgtgatcatttaaaaatgcgATTGTTTAAAACCAGAGCTGTAAAATCATTTCAGTTGAAGAAGTCACTGGACTGCTGCTGCACCTCTCCGGCAGGACAAGAGTACGAACACATACCTTGATATTTTTAATCAAGCCAAATTTAAGATAACGTTTTTTTAACAACAAGATATGCATGCTTGAAATTGACCAGTACTTAAGGCAAAAACATTTACAGCAAGTTAAATCACAACCGCCCTCACGTTTGCTCCACCAGGACATTTGTGGAAGCAGCCAACACTGAAAATTAAACTCTTCTTTTggtaaagttttaaaaaagttgatggtaaagtaaaatattttaagCTGCAGTGAATTTAAAAAGTCTCTGTAAGCAGACAATTcatctttcaatttttttttttaaatagcgtgtCTTTTCCTATATACGACATTAAAGGTTCTGAAGCTCTGTTTTGATCATTTACATTCTCAGCCCAACGTGCAAACTTTTATTGAACAGCCTAAATCGGAAAAATAACCCCAAAAAGGAACCAGAACACTTGTAAAATCAGACGCTAAACTTCTGCCCTCATCAGCTGTAAAATTGTACACCCCCATATTGATTATTATTAAAGCAGTACGTTACAGATATCACCATTGCATCTGCTTTGTGTAAACGTGTGTATTCACTCGCTTCAATTCTGACTGACTCGTGAATATGGCTTCTGCTCTAAATGGCTCGTTTTTCCCTTTAACCCTATAAAGTCAGGCGCTGTTTTTTCCTTGGTGGAAACAGACATATCTCCATTTTGAAACGGATTTTAAGTGTCTGAGGTTACTGATGGATGCTGAGGAAATACTAAGCGTGTATATTTAATGCATTTCCTCGAGGCCACATTCTGCAATTCTCTGCATCTTCGCATCCCAGCGAGAGCTTGATAGCGTTAGTAATTCACAGGAAAATGTGGCACACTGACAATTTTTATCCCCAGTCACATTGTAATACAATGGAATTCAACATTACGTTGAAAACCACCTTAGTTAAACCAATACTTTGTTTcatctgtacatttttttaactcgtctGAGCAAGTCTGCATGACATATTCTTTATGTGTTTGCCAAACCAGGGCTAGCTCTGCTTTGGGCTGACAGTTTGCTTTGGCTGTGCTTTTGATGCTTTTGCAGAGGCAGAGGAGGAagtggaagaagaggaggatgaagaggaagaacTCCATCGGGTCTCTACGCCTGTACTTGTCATTTTGAGTTTCCGCCGTTTTGCAAGGGGGGCATTGTCAACGCTCTTTAGAAAGAAGCCCTCTCTCTTACCACGGTTGAAAGCCTGGCGacaggaaaatgacaaaaagtgtGAGGGAAAACTCActttttgttgtggttgttgttgtttttatgagaCATTTGCCAAAAAGTGCAAATTGTTACCTTGTAAGTGGCGTTCACAAAAGTGCGCACGGTGGGCCCGCTGGACTCAAGCACATCTGGAGTGCACAAAGGTGTGGTGGACATGGACGCTCCACCCTGGAGCCAGCCATTTTCTTTCAGATCGGAGAGTTTGAGTCGCCTTTCGGGGTCCACTGTCAGTAGCCCTTCAATCATGAGAGATTTGAAGGGTTGAGgtcatcatgtttttttctttttcttttttttatttctgcatGTGGCAAAATTGTGAATGGGATTTGGttgaattaaaaacacacaaaaccctTGAACATATTGACCTGTTAATTTCAATCAATTACACATtcttaacccttagatgcatgagtgactggcccctacactcttccataggtgggtgaaaaatgacccataataaaattaatgcttttttaatgacatttttgtcattttggttaagaataatcacttgtataaaatttagtaatatatttaggaccatacaggaatgatttcatgtttgaaatatctttattttaaattttttaacatttttgaaaaataaaaattacccagaacagcaatagaaaaatgtgaacatccattttgtctgtctgtctgtctgtctgtctgtctgtctgtctgtctgtctgtctgtctgtctgtctgtctgtctgtctgtctgtctgtctgtctgtctgtctgtctgtctgtctgtctgtctgtctgtctgtctgtctgtctgtctgtctgtctgtctgtctgtctgtctgtctgtctgtctgtctgtctgtctgtctgtctgtctgtctgtctgtctgtctgtctgtctgtctgtctgtctgtctgtctgtctgtctgtctgtctgtctgtctgtctgtctgtctgtctgtctgtctgtctgtctgtctgtctgcattgcctgttttgcctttctggcagtgatcattgcacacaggtacattgcatttcccacacctattgctgactttgcgatctttgttacttgggcagatctgacacctttttcactttggttggccctgtgtatttctttcctgtgccttagtggtggcttttgtcaccccgcaccttttcattgcttcaataaTCGGGATTTGCAGTTGGGTGCAGCTTTCCAGTCGACTCCTCATGTAGggtgtgacaagctcctttgacagctctttgaggaacagccgtcgtgcattggtgatgccactcttgaaatctgggtgctgagccatgaaaaaggtgtagACATTTAGGGTGCCGATGTCAATTAAGTTGTACCATTGCACCATGGGCCACCTCTGTATTTGTCGCTTGCACGGGTAGTTGCCAACCATCTGGTCAATGGTGTctacacctccatttgtctcattgtaaaatttgatcacttctgggtttttttttctttttgctatgttcatccactgctttgtcgtggtgcatcgtgctcaggagcacaacagcttttcctttctttctgacatagctgaccatggtaaggctatcattgaatccaaactctgtgctgtaaacctccctggacttggaaagcttcatcagagtagggatgtctggcttgttctgacatagagtccccacaatagtgagctccttctccaggagatgctgcgcgagtggcacactggtgaaaaagttatccatggtgatgttgcgaccggtgtttctaaatctaccacacagctgctggacaatattttctcccagattcttctgaacgtcttcccctggttgtctccccgtgtaaactataccatttattgcataggggatgcgtgcatcacaaacccagaagatctttaggccatacttggcaagcttgcttggctagaaacttgcaccttcccctgaatggcacaagctgttcatcgacagtgacacaatcactggggatgaattgctgtctgcagttgaccaggaacaggtaccatacatagcaaaagactgccatatgatctgtttccaggcggaaggccaatttgtagataaatcatagtcatgaacaacacacaaacaattttatatgaagataatactttgacgtatcagctcttacagtgtaaaataattttcctgaggggttcatttctgatagtatagtctgcccagtccgcagtcaatgtattgctgacagccaaagtcaattcgaatcagtggttcccattggactccatagaaaatgtacacgggtcacttttgacccatttatggaaactttgggtagcaagacaaaaactgaaatttcttaaaatgtataaaatgtaagttaaaattgtgaatgacattatataaaaaacatgttttttgaggaatacctggaatatgaaattataataaattttcagtccaaagataattcatgaaaaaaacctcatcgggtcatttttgacccacatatgcatctaagggttaattAAGGTTTCAAAAGTATGCCCACCACTAAGAGTAATAACTCTAAAAAGGGTGTGATGgaattgaaaatatatatatatatattgtctaaaaatgaaattgaaatccACAATGCAGGCAGAGAGTGAAAGAGTGGTTCATTTACCCAAAGCTGATTTCATACCTTTAACAAGTTCTTTTGCATCTTCTGACACACCCTTCCACGGCTCCCCATCCAAGGAGAAATCACCTTCTTTAATCTTTTGCATGATATCGGCAGCATAAGACGACGTCATCCCCACCTCCTCGCTCTGGAACGGCACCTGGCCTGACAGCATGGTGTACTGATAAAATACACACAGATGGAGGTCAGGGTCCGGGCTAATCTGGCAGATGTCTCGCAATCAGTCATTTTTACGTCGAGATTACCAGGATGACCCCAAGACTCCAGAGGTCGCAGGCTTTGTCATACCCCGCACTCTCAAAAAGTTCAGGTGCAGCGTACTGCAGTGTGAAGCACGGCGTCTGCAGGGGGGCGCTGCCAGCAGGACACAATCGGGCGAATCCAAAATCGATAACTTTGAGAACAGAGTTCTCGCTCTCATCTGTAAATAACACGTTCTGAAAGGGAAAGAAATAGAGactattttaaaaatttgtcGTGTGATAAATGTCCTCTTCCTTGAAAAAGCAAGGCaaaagtttacttttatttGCCGAAACACACTTTATCATATCTTAATCTACTGCGATGAAGGAATTGTGTTGATTATGATTTTGCAAATCCAGCAAGGGCTCCATCAAGCACAAATGTTTGAGCAGcgtttttaaattttcatttaTACTGTTGCACCTCTGGTTTTAGGTCTCGGTGCACGACTCCCGCCTCATGCATGAAACTGACAGCTGAGACCAGgctctgcagcagctggctggcttctgcttcaccaaataatttctttttcttgatcCTTTCAAGCAGCTCGCCTCCACGTAGAAGCTCCATCACTAAGTAGGTGTGGTACtgagagaagaagaagaccGTGTCAAACAAACGACTCTGATATGCAGTATAGTTCAGTTCAGCTCCTAATGGATTGATTTAGAAACAAACTACCGTAATTTAACGGACACCAGCCAGACAAGGAAAAGCATGACGTCAAAACAGCACAATTGCAGCCTGTCAATTAATTTAGCAAAGACAACACCGAGGGGGCAAAAATTTAGGGTCATCCGGCACATTGTGTTCATTCTTCTTGCTGCCGGCTgtttattacatttttgttttgttttgtgtttttcacattctattcgtgacactcaagtgacatttttcattcaactaaaaaataacattgtgtCCTTCCCCACCCTTCAATGCATTGTACCACTAATGTTCGGTACCTTTCGATACCTCAGACtaaactttattcattcattttccgatccgcttatcctcacaagggtcgcggggggtgctggagccgatcccagctgtcttcgggcagtaggcggggaacaccctgaaccggttgccagccaattgcggggcacacagagacgaacaaccattcatgctcacaatcacactttgggataattttgagtgttcaatcagcctgccatgcaagttttttggaatgtgggaggaaaccggaatacccggtgaaaacccacgcaggcctggggagaacatgcaaattcaacacagggaggccagagctggaattgaactctgcaTTGAGGTTGACGCGCAAACCAATGGATCACCAGGCCACCCCAGACTAAGctttaacaaaataataaaatacattttgccaATTTACCTGATCTGTATGGACATCGTGGAGCTTAACAATATTTGGGTGAGCCTCACATTGCCTCAAAGCAGCAATCTCCCTCTGCGTGTTGACCTCCATTCTGaggaagataaaacatttgcttcatttactgaaagacatgaaaacaaagagaGGTAAAAGTAGGCATATATGGGAATAGCTGCATAGTGGGCGACCATCCATCACCGAGGATTCAAGACCAAAACAACCAACAACTGCATTTTAATAAAAATTATTGGAGACCTTGACCTCACCTGCGGCTGACAATTTTGACTGCATACTCAAGGCCACTTTGCTTATGTGTGCATTGTCTGCACACAGAGAAACTCCCCTCACCTAACGGTGGCCCCTGGAGGCACAGCTCATAGTTCAGAAAAAACTGTGATTcctaaaaatatgaataagaGAATATAGTGTCACCGCTACGATAAAGTACAAAgaattatgatttttaaaaaaaatttgggggaaCGTTGCATACCGCTAACATTGCACTACGCTGGACAGAAGCAGAACCTGGTCGGTCGGCGGGAACCTGGGATTCCAAAAAGTCTCCCATTACAGCATTTTTATTGAACAGGATGGAAGGTGCAATAAAGGAGTAGCCCTGGGATAACACAAGAGATGTTAGGTGGGTTTAAGTGTTGCCAACTTTAAACAGTGTGCtatgggagagaaaaaaaaaagcatgagtaGTCGTGTTCACCAGATTATTTTtgacactactcacaaaaaggaTTTCACCTGCTTGGAAGATTGTGCGAAAAGTACTGTAACATTCAACAGTTTGTGGGACATGTGCATTTAAAAGTTTACAGGCTGAAGTTCACCTGAAACGGTTCATTTTAGATTCAAGTGCAAATTTCATCCGAAAGCCAAGTAGCCTCATCTTTTTGTGAGTATGGTAGTTTATATTGGCGAGCGCTGTTATTTTACAGCTCCTAATTTGGTCAACAAGGACTGACCTGGAAGAGGCGGTCGGTGCTCGGCGGTGTGCTCGCTGGAGAGTAGACTGGATCCATCCCCGTGAACTCCTCCGCAAAGTTCCCCACATCAAGTTCACTCTTCAGCTCAGGCTTGAACGGGCTTGAAATCTTTTTCTGGGCAAGATCGTCCCAGTTCAGTCCCTGTTCGGAAAACCATATTCCACGTgttatgcacaaaataaaagagagcATCATTTGAGGCTCCCTTAAGAAGTAGAACCTTGAAAAAAGCGTGAGTCTTGATGTCTGCAGCGCCACGCGGTCCAGAACCGAGCCGCTTGTGAGGATCCTTCACCAACAGCTTCCTGATGAGGTCCTGAGCAGTGGGTCCAATCATCGAGGGGAATGGTGGATCACAGCGAAGAATACGTCTGAGAAGCGTGGGACAGAACAAGTTGAAAGTTACGTTACTTTTAGCTTCGATGTTTTCACAAGCACTCCAACCTTAAACCAAACCGCTAttacttacatgtcaaatacagTGTTCTCCGGTGAAAAACTGATCCCTGCTCTAAGAAATTGATGCCGGCAAAAAGGTTTACAATTGTCTCAAAATGCCATAATGATGcaaaaagcactacttttgttgaAATTAAGCACCTCTGTTAAATTGAATATAATATTGCAGTGATTGGTAAAAAAGATGCATCGAGATGGCAGGAAATGACTCTAAAAAAAGCTCCTCAACTTTACTCAACATACAGTAGTTGCTTGGCATCAAGAAGACACCAAAGCAGTAccttttttaatgctttgtcCTGTGCATAAAATAGCAAATAGGAAGGTTCTTAGACAGTAACTGAGACTAGGTTCCAAACAGGGTAAAACTGTATCGCATTTCCATGGCAATAATGTTTGGCGCGGGATGTCTGGCACATTGGTGCAGCACAGTGCAGTAGTTCCATCTTTTGAGCATGCATCAATGCAGGTATTGCACGTCCAAATAGAGTTACAGCAAGTATTGTCATGATTGTGTGATGAGTGGATgccgtttaatttttttgctaAATTCTCATGAAACCACATTGGCTCGATTTATGGACAACTTACTTTGAGACCTCGCTCTGCGAGTTCCTCTCTCCCTCCAAAGTAAATGGAGACGCTCCCGTCAGCAGCTCGAACATCAGGATTCCAAGGCTCCACCAATCTACTGACTGCAAACATCAAATGAAGGTGAAACCAACAACTTTTGCAGACGTGAATGTCTCGTCGTTAATTATTGTCTTCTGTGGGAAAACTAAAATATTATATTGGAATAATTTATGGTGCAGTATGGTGATTCATTGATTGAAACCGTCAAATCTTATATTTAGCTGGCGGCTTCAAGATACTCCACCTTAAAGATGATACCAAAACACCCAACTATGAATTTAGCATAACACTTGCCCTCATCTGGCTTGTGGGTGAGCAAGAACCTGGTGATTTTGCCTGTAGGTGGCTAGTTGTCGCCGGGCATACAAGGATaaacacctttttttccacattcaaggtcacacctaaggacaatttatagtTTTTCCGTGAACCCAACAGGCATATTTCTGGATTACGGGAGGACGCCGCATACCCTGAGAAAAGCCCAGCCAACAAGGAGAGAACTCACAAACtcccaca is a window of Hippocampus zosterae strain Florida chromosome 16, ASM2543408v3, whole genome shotgun sequence DNA encoding:
- the rps6ka4 gene encoding ribosomal protein S6 kinase alpha-4; its protein translation is MSGDTSDSSDDSDTQANERACTVKHHITNANLTGHTEKVGMENFELLKVLGTGAYGKVFLVRKNSGHDAGQLYAMKVLKKAAIVQKAKTTEHTRTERQVLEHIRQSPFLVTLHYAFQTQSKLHLILDYVSGGEMFTHLYQQDHFSEEAVRIYIGEIILALEHLHKLGIVYRDIKLENILLDSEGHVVLTDFGLSKEFLQEEKERTYSFCGTIEYMAPEIIRGKTGHGKSVDWWSLGILMFELLTGASPFTLEGERNSQSEVSKRILRCDPPFPSMIGPTAQDLIRKLLVKDPHKRLGSGPRGAADIKTHAFFKGLNWDDLAQKKISSPFKPELKSELDVGNFAEEFTGMDPVYSPASTPPSTDRLFQGYSFIAPSILFNKNAVMGDFLESQVPADRPGSASVQRSAMLAESQFFLNYELCLQGPPLGEGSFSVCRQCTHKQSGLEYAVKIVSRRMEVNTQREIAALRQCEAHPNIVKLHDVHTDQYHTYLVMELLRGGELLERIKKKKLFGEAEASQLLQSLVSAVSFMHEAGVVHRDLKPENVLFTDESENSVLKVIDFGFARLCPAGSAPLQTPCFTLQYAAPELFESAGYDKACDLWSLGVILYTMLSGQVPFQSEEVGMTSSYAADIMQKIKEGDFSLDGEPWKGVSEDAKELVKGLLTVDPERRLKLSDLKENGWLQGGASMSTTPLCTPDVLESSGPTVRTFVNATYKAFNRGKREGFFLKSVDNAPLAKRRKLKMTSTGVETRWSSSSSSSSSSTSSSASAKASKAQPKQTVSPKQS